The genomic window TGTTGCAGGCAGCGATGGCGCAGCTAGCCCTATCGCCTAGACCTGTCACAACAGACCAGGAGTCTGACTGAGGGGTGTAGCAATATATGCTGTGCATGGCGCCACCTGTGGGGACAAAGAGTAGGACAAACCTTCATTGAATGAGCGCATTGCCTTTTACGGCCTTTTCTGTAAATTTCAATTTCGGTACAATGTTATTTTGGTTAAAACAACATGACTTTGAAATGATATTTAAGTGTTTTGGGCTCATAGTTTGGGGCATATTTCGATTTTAAACCTTTCATAAAGGCAATACCCCAAAAATGTGTACCACAGGGCTCCGTCCCTGTCCCACATGAATTGCAGTGTTTACATATAGGCTCAAACTTGCCAACTACATAGATGCAATTCTTGAAGCTGACAGCATTGGTGCACTTGGTTTCGATGGGAATCGGCGCCCGCCGCTCCCAAATGTCCGTTCCGGGTTCCCAACGTTGAACCAAATCTGTCGCCAGCTTTCCGTTGGGCCCGCCACCGATCACGTAGATCCACCTGTCGAAGCTCGCAGCAGCAAAGGAGCTCACACCCACTGCGAGTGGCGCCACCTGCGCAGATAGGAAAGctatatttttttgtctttatatACATGGACCAGGATTGTTTAACTTTACTTCCTTCAGGCCACTATGAGTGTGAAATTGAGTGCCTGCTTACCTGCGTCCAACGGTTGTGAAAAGGGTCGTAGGCCTCGACGGAATCGAGCCTACGCACGCCATCGAACCCGCCTAGTGCGTACACCTTCCCGCCTTGGACAGCCATTTTGTGCCGCCATCGGCCTGTCGTCAGAGGCTCGATTGGAATCCACTTGTCCAGAGCACCGTTGTATTTCCAAACATCTGTCTGGGTCTCTTTACCTCCTACAGGAGCAATCAAGAAACATTTTACTTACGTACCTCACATGGCAATTTTTGTCCATTCGCCCAGAGTGGAATTTGATGTTTGGTTTGAGAATGGGCCTGCTTGCTTTCTATTTTTTCTGGTTTTGTGCAAGTCCTGCCACACCATGTTTTATTTGGACCTTACTCTGAATTGGGAACACAAAAGAGCCTTccccaaaacgtttttttttttttttttaaagttggaagctgattttttttttttttaaatgtctaatAATTCTAGAAAACATCTCCTGACAGTTTTCTGGGGGCTGTCCTGTCTCTTGAAAATCAACAGTTTCTGGTGGCAGTGGTTAAAATATATACAAACTACCGTCTCACCAGATATATAGAGTTCATTGCGAAAGGTGGTGTAAGCAAACTCCACCCATTTCTTGTTCTGAGCCTCCTCCTCCATGCGTGATCCCGGTAACCTAGCAACCTCGAGCCTGCTGCGTCTGAGTGGGTCCAAACATGTGACGGTAGAAATGAAGCGGTCATCTTTGGTGCAGCCTCCAATGATGAGGAACACCTCTGACAGGAAGTGGCGAATGCGCGGTTTGGTTCGTTCAGAAACCACCTAAAGCAAGAAATTTTATGATCACATACAATTCCTTTGCAGCCTTGGAAGAAAAAGTTTGCACACCCCTGCTTTCGTCCATATGCTGATACTAACCTCCCTCCCGGACAGGTGAAACATGCGGGCCTCCTGCAGCAGAGGAAAGCTTTCGCTGCAGCTGCGGATGAGTTCATCACCCTCCACTTTGTCCACAAAGTACGCCGGCTCCAACAAGGGCAGCCGCACGAACGAAAGCAACCCGACCAGTAAGTGGCGCCGCTCGTCCCGCTCGGCTCTCACCCAGCGCATGAGGCCCTCGAAAACACACTCCTCGTACTTAACATCCAGATCGTCCCTCTGCAGGATGTTCCCAAGTGACTCGGCCGCCACTTCCACAAATTCCTGCTGCTCGACCACCTGGGAGAACTGAGAGGCGACGTAGTCCTGAGCCTTGGTCTTCAGAGTGCGAAGGTCGTAGCGATCCGCCAGGTTGAGGATGCCAATGCAAGTATCCACTTGCAGGGATCTGCTCAGGTAGCCAACACACGCATCCACCACACGCAAAAACTAcgagaaacaacacaaacaaatacaGCAATTTTAGGaaggataaagaaaaaaaaatgccctaaCTTAACCTGTTTTGTTACACAAGTATGAAACTCTTACTTCCTTTTTTCTATTGCAAACATGATCTTGCACAACCAGTTGGGAACCGAGTGATAGATCAGAATTACGGCATTGCTTGAAATATATTGTTTTAGACAGAAaggaaatacattttttacagctGTAGTATTTTGTAAATCTTGTCATAatatacaaacatttttttcatcaaCATATTTCCATTTATTAACTGCCATAGGTTTAAAGAAGTTCTTCATTGTATCGCACTGCTGACCACAACAACTACAATATCGTTATTGCTCACCCTTTGAGGTAGTTTAATTGACAGAGTGAACAGGAAAGTTTGCATCGCAATACTGTCTTCCAGTGGTGCTTTTAGGTATTGCTCACCTGAAACTGACTGGCTGCTTCCAGTACACTCTGCACATTTGAGTGAGTGAGGAGGGCCCGACTGGTGTAAGTATATTGCAGAAGAGTCCGCATTGTCTCGCTGTCCAGTCCTTTCATTTCCACCCTTTCCTCTTGACTCTCTCTCAAACCACTGCAGAACATGGCCCTGAACACAGCAAAATCCATCAAGTCTTGCTATGTCctcgaagttttttttttttttttttttgagcagaTAAATTGCACTTTTGAGGCCTTTCCCATACTCAGAATTGCAGCAGTTTGCAGTCATGTCCATCCATGGAATTGGTCCTAGAATTCTTCTAAAGTTCCACCTCGACAGTTTCACTTATATAAATGTGAAGTACGCTAAGCAGGCCAATCAGAAGCAGATCTTAGAGAATTGACCTCGTTTAGTGATCATTTCAATGATTCACCATGAGAACAGTGTAAGGGCCTTCAGCTTTTATTCTtatacacccccccaccccaccacaccgctttttttttcttcttcttttaccTGAAGTACTGACTGGCCGCAGCAAGGATGGCTCTGTGGCAAGGAAAGTCACGTCCTTGTACACACACGACCACATCAGTCAACTCGAGGTTTACTCGCAAGTCCTCCATGCCTCTCTGCAGTGCCGCGGGCAGACCTCCATCTTCCCAGCGGTACTCTGTGCCGCACTCCTTATCTGGACCCGAGTCCTCCTCGGCGAGAGACAAGGGACACTCTGTCATCCTCTCTAGTGAGTCGCTCATCTTTCCTTTGAAGCTCCTGCACAAAACTTCTCATCGGGTGTGCACCTGCACTGCTtgaaaaaatgcacaaaatgtaCCGCTGTGGTTTtcttgtaaatgtgctgctctttCTTGCAGCTGCTTTGCAAAGTTCCTATTTCTGTTGTTATCAACTTAGTTATGTAACAACGTCTGTCTTTAGACACTtcctctatttaggttgagaaaATTCCCCCTATGTATAACACACGGGGACAAATCATTAGAGACACTATAGAGGACTTTAAAAAAGTATACTACAAAAGCCTggattatatattttaaaattgtgTGTCACATGTGATTAGTaccagattttatttttattattctatAGTCCACATAATTATCTATATTTCTTTTGTCTTAATAATATAGGCAAATCTATTGTATTAAATGTTTCAATGAATTAATTTAACAATATCTAATGAtgaataaaagtaaaataaatactTGATGCTGTTGTAATATAAAGCATATTATAGAAAAGTAAAATTACAAAAGCAGACTATTCTTTTTATGCAGTAATAAACGtgacaaataatgtgacaaatactgtattttatttaatgGTAAAAATGATTAAATGTTGATGAATATGTTACATaacctcgcttttttttttcaactttgttGACcatagaatgttttcattatttagagaaaaaaaataacataattTCCTGCTCCAGATACAAAGGTTATTGTCACATCATCCATTTCAATTTGTTATCATAAAGTACATATTGCTTTTGTAACTGTGATTTCTGAATATCGTCTAAATGTCTTCCAGGTGGGTATTTTGTTGGTACTGCGATTGACTTCCTTGCCCACTAAGTGCCACTGTTGTCATTACAAACAGCCTgcaaattatttattcatttattattatcatttattaAGTATATCGTTGCAGCATTTGCTGAAAATGTCCCATTTAAATTTTCAAGAGTCATTTGATGAGTCTTCACTCCAGATTATgacatttattatatatttttatatatgtatttatgtgtTTTCTGCCTTTTATCACCTCAGCATTGAGGCAATGAAGGAAAcctattacaaaaaaaatatttagaaaaTCCAACCTAATGCAGATGacaactgttttgtttttttgtacagTATTAGAATAACCCCTCACATCCTGCAAAGGGACATTTAGTTGTGAGTGACAGATTTACGTATTGTTGTGGTCAGTTTGTGGCTTTGTGCAGGATATATCTGAGACTTCCTGTAAGATGCTAACAGGAAGCAGAAGCCACTTAAAATGATGCAGGAACGCATACAGGCACAATATGTTATGTTGACACAGTCAACAAGCTGATTCAGGATGTTGCGCTTGATTTTCTACTCATGGACTCCTTGTTTGCTCCTGTGTATGGCAACACTTTTGCACCACGGTATGTACTTCATTTCATCCCTGAAGTTGAAAAAGACTCTAGTGAGGAATCGTGTTGATAACTCTGAAGATTATTTAAAGTGTgagcatataaataaataaataataatacatataattatttttattttttaaataaaacatttatataAAACTCTTATATACATATTACTGAAACAAAGCTATGTCCAattctgattttgtttttttaaacttaattttttttttttttaaattaattcttcgtcaattattttttcaaaGGGCTCAAAAACTGAATTTCTGCTAACTGATTGTTCATCAAAAAACCTTTATTCACTCCAGGATTTGATTAATCATAATGAGATATGATTTATATTTGTATGCCCTAATTATCTTTTACATGAGTATTTTGTCAAAAACAATGTAGTTTTCTTataattgttgttattattattatcattattattacttgtttttattacttGTTTAATATAGGTGGTAGAGAGTGagtctatctatctacctacctacctacctacctacctacctacctacctacctacctacctacctacctacctacctacctacctacctacctacctacctacctacctacctacctacctacctacctacctacctacctatatAAATTTCACTTTCTTTTCTGTGTTCCACTCAGGAAATGCCAGAGTGCTGACTGAGATCCAGGCAGGACCTCTGTACCGTGTGGCAGGTTCTCTGCTCTCCATATCCTGCAACACGAGCGGATTCACCAATGTCAACTCCAGGAAGGAATTTGAATTCCGCATGACCAAGCCTGCGAATACAATGGTCCTGAACATCATTAGCACCGAAAACCCAAGCTTTAGTTACAGTATATACCGCGAGAGAGGCAACGACATCACTTTGACACATGTATCACCCAACTCTGTCCTCTTTGAGATAAAAAGTCTTCAGAAAGACGATGAAGGGGAGTACGACTGTGCGGTGATCAACCCGGAATATATTTATGATGGAATCTACAGCGTACAAACCATTGTTAAAGGTAATCAGTCACCATCCATCTAATACTGTCATTGTTAGAATGATGAGGCTTCAATAATTTCATGTATCCGCAGTGATTGACGACTCCCTGAGCGTTTCGTCTGCCACCTCCACCTCGCTGAGCTATAACCAGGATGAAACGCTCACTTTAACGTGCCAAGCTTCCAGCAACACCATCCAGCATACCCATCTGTCTGTAGCCTGGTATCTCCGCAAGGAAGGTGCTGATGACGATGCAACGCTCATCATCTCCCTGGACAGAGACTTCACATTAAGGCCTGGCCCAGAATTTCAACAGCGTTACAAAGCCGGCTTCATAAGATTGGATAAAGTCGGAGAGGCCACCTACAGGCTGACGATCGACCGTTTGGAACCATCAGATTCGGGCCGAATCTACTGCGAAGCTCAAGAGTGGATCGAGGATCCAGACCTGTCCTGGCACTCGCTTACTCAGAAGACTGCAGAGGAGACTACTCTAGCTGTCAAAGGCAGAGGTACCGAAACATCCATC from Syngnathus scovelli strain Florida chromosome 8, RoL_Ssco_1.2, whole genome shotgun sequence includes these protein-coding regions:
- the LOC125974107 gene encoding kelch-like protein 6 — encoded protein: MSDSLERMTECPLSLAEEDSGPDKECGTEYRWEDGGLPAALQRGMEDLRVNLELTDVVVCVQGRDFPCHRAILAAASQYFRAMFCSGLRESQEERVEMKGLDSETMRTLLQYTYTSRALLTHSNVQSVLEAASQFQFLRVVDACVGYLSRSLQVDTCIGILNLADRYDLRTLKTKAQDYVASQFSQVVEQQEFVEVAAESLGNILQRDDLDVKYEECVFEGLMRWVRAERDERRHLLVGLLSFVRLPLLEPAYFVDKVEGDELIRSCSESFPLLQEARMFHLSGREVVSERTKPRIRHFLSEVFLIIGGCTKDDRFISTVTCLDPLRRSRLEVARLPGSRMEEEAQNKKWVEFAYTTFRNELYISGGKETQTDVWKYNGALDKWIPIEPLTTGRWRHKMAVQGGKVYALGGFDGVRRLDSVEAYDPFHNRWTQVAPLAVGVSSFAAASFDRWIYVIGGGPNGKLATDLVQRWEPGTDIWERRAPIPIETKCTNAVSFKNCIYVVGGAMHSIYCYTPQSDSWSVVTGLGDRASCAIAACNNKLFITGGRDNKNHVISTVMCWNVDEGVLTEECALPVGVSHHGSVTLLKSYTHMHRVAPVSDHQRT